One stretch of Arachis duranensis cultivar V14167 chromosome 1, aradu.V14167.gnm2.J7QH, whole genome shotgun sequence DNA includes these proteins:
- the LOC127744843 gene encoding thioredoxin reductase NTRB: MRFCPNKLFTKARNLIGIGLASSAAVSAAGASSSTSSSADTSSTYTTTTTSDSPSSTSSFPVDSSTDDDQRRKLCIIGSGPAAHTAAIYAARAELRPVLFEGWMANGVAPGGQLTTTTDVENFPGFPDGVSGSDLMDRCRRQSLRFGAEIITETVSKVDFSKRPFRIFTDSRTVLADAVIVATGAVARRLSFDGAGDGPGGFWNRGISACAVCDGAAPIFRNRPLAVIGGGDSAMEEANFLTKFGSKVYIIHRRDNFRASKIMQGRVLKNPKIEVLWNSEVVGAYGDEKSGGRVLGGIKVKNVVNDDVFDLKVNGLFFAIGHEPATKFLNGQLELDPDGYIVTKPGTTMTSVKGVFAAGDVQDKKYRQAVTAAGTGCMAALDAEHYLQEIGTHEDTSS; encoded by the exons ATGAGGTTCTGCCCAAACAAGCTCTTTACTAAAGCCCGCAACCTCATCGGTATCGGGCTCGCCTCGTCCGCCGCTGTTTCCGCCGCCGGAGCCTCATCCTCCACTTCCTCCTCCGCCGACACTTCCTCCACTTAcactaccaccaccacctccgATTCTCCTTCCTCCACTTCTTCCTTCCCCGTCGACTCTTCAACCGACGACGACCAGAGAAGGAAGCTCTGCATCATCGGAAGTGGCCCGGCGGCGCACACCGCCGCAATCTACGCCGCGCGAGCTGAGCTCCGGCCTGTTCTCTTCGAAGGATGGATGGCCAATGGCGTCGCTCCCGGCGGCCAGCTCACAACAACTACCGACGTCGAGAACTTTCCCGGATTTCCGGATGGTGTCTCCGGCTCTGACCTCATGGACCGCTGCCGCCGGCAGTCTCTCCGATTCGGCGCTGAGATCATCACTGAGACGGTTTCCAAGGTTGATTTCTCAAAGCGTCCGTTTAGGATTTTCACCGATTCCAGAACCGTTCTAGCTGACGCCGTCATTGTCGCCACCGGCGCCGTCGCGAGGCGGCTGTCCTTCGACGGCGCTGGCGATGGTCCTGGCGGATTCTGGAACCGCGGGATATCAGCGTGCGCGGTCTGCGATGGAGCGGCGCCAATATTCCGGAACCGGCCGCTGGCGGTTATTGGCGGCGGCGATTCAGCCATGGAGGAAGCTAATTTCCTCACCAAATTTGGTTCCAAAGTGTATATAATCCATAGAAGGGACAATTTTAGAGCTTCTAAGATCATGCAGGGTAGGGTTttgaaaaaccctaaaattgaGGTTTTGTGGAATTCAGAGGTGGTTGGTGCCTATGGTGATGAAAAAAGTGGTGGCAGGGTTCTTGGCGGAATCAAGGTGAAGAATGTAGTGAACGATGATGTGTttgatttgaaggtgaatgggTTGTTCTTTGCAATTGGGCATGAGCCTGCAACAAAGTTCTTGAATGGCCAGCTTGAGCTGGATCCTGATGGTTACATTGTGACCAAGCCAGGGACTACAATGACCAGTGTTAAGGGTGTGTTTGCGGCCGGCGATGTCCAGGACAAGAAGTATAGGCAAGCCGTTACAGCCGCTGGAACCG GATGTATGGCAGCACTGGATGCAGAGCATTACTTGCAAGAGATTGGTACACATGAAGATACGAGTAGTTGA